Genomic DNA from Bacterioplanes sanyensis:
AGTCGATATGAAAAAGCCGCTGTGACAGTAGAAGCTGTTTCACAACTTCTTTAGCACGATCATCATGCAGGCGGCGTGAAAGAAGGCTCGATACATTGAGAGCTTTCTTTCCCATCGAACCACTAATCGCCGATAATTTCCAAGCCAAGCAAAAGTGCGCTCTACTTTCCAGCGACGGTCGTACCTTCTCAGCTTTCTACCATCTTGCAGCGGCGCTTTTCTCCTGTTTCGACGATGTGGACAAATGAGATCAACGCCCCGTTTCTTTAACGCCATTCGCAGAGGATCAGAGTCTGCCGCTTTATCGTAAATCAAACGCTTCACCTTGCTCTTGCCATAGGAAACATTTCACAAAGCCTCAATCAGATTGACCTCCGCCGGTGACGCTGAGCCAAGTGTCAGCCCGATTGGAATGCCTTCGCCATCGACGACTATCATCCACTTCGACCCCTTACCACGCTTGGTTTTTCCAACACCGAGGCCCCTTTTTTTGCGGGTGCAAAACTACCATCAGAAAACGATTCTTCCCAATTTAACCGCGACTGTTGATCCAGAACGCGAAGAAGCTTACGCCAGGCTTTGACCCATGCACCTTGCTCTTCCCAGTACTGAAGGCGGCGCCAGCAGGTACTCGGTGAAGGATAGCGCTCGGGTAGATCACGCCAGCGCGCACCTGAACGTAAGACCCATAAAATGCCCTCGAAACAGGCTCGATTGCTGATAGGTTTGGGACCCCCTTTGCCACGAGGCAGGCTGGGTAAACAAGGCTCAATGTGTGCCCACTGTTGGTCGGTCAGTTCTGAGGTTGAACGTTTCATGGTGGAGGAGTTGAAGCTGATAGTTTGATTATTATATCGGACTGAAGGTTATGAAACAGCTTCTAGTGGTTTCTAAAGCGGAATTTATGTTTTCTCGGTGATTGGCTGTGTCGGTTCAGGAACTGATAAAACGCAGCTTGATACAGCGCTGCTGACTGTTTCTCATTCAGTCGCGCCAGCGTTGTTTTGGCGATCGGCCCCCAAGTGATACAGCTTGTCGCTCTGAGCTTCCAGGCTGGCTTCAATGTCACGCAAACTCTGGCGATCGGATATCTGTCCAAGCCCCATGGCAACAAGTTGATCCCACCGACGGCAGAGCACAGTTTTCGGCCAACATGATGTCGAGCGGCCAGCCTTTCGAATTCATGTCTCGACACGGATTTTAGGAGTTGGTGAAACGCGGTGTTGTGATGTGAAAAAGCCTGAATCCTTTTGGTAGTTGGTGTCTCGATAACGTCAGTCTACCGAGGTGGATTCAGGTTTTTCTATTTAGTGCCACAACTGTGGGACAGTCGTGGAGGAAAAACTGTCTTTTATGGAGCATATCCTCACGGAAGATCGAAATAGTTTCATTGTGGATGCGGTCGTTATCCAAGTCAGCACCTCACAGGAATGAGGCGCGAAGTAAATACTGCTGGACCGACAAAGTACCCGCTCTGGAATGGCTGTCGGAGTGGATAAAGGCTATGACACTGGTATGTTTGTAGACGGTTTTCCACATATAACAATAACGCCCCATGTGGCCGCTAAACCAAAAAACGGTCGTTTGGATGATCGTGCGATGGTGAAGCTCGGTTATCACATCAGCCAGATAAAGCGAAAACGAGTGGAAGAACCGTTTGGCTGGGTGGGAAATTTCGGGTAAGTTTGCTCCATTTTAGATGATATTCGAAAGAAAGCTGTTGAGTTTTAAATGGTAGGCTTTTGAAAATTGTGCGTGGAGATAATGGAAGTGTGAATTTCAATTTTTTCAACAGGCTGCTGGGACCTTGGAGTCAATTGAGATATCGGCAGCCTATTTCTGATGGTTTTGAATGGCAACGCATAAAACCAATGTGCCCTTCGAAAAACGACTTCCTGTTTAGCTTAAATCAGTGAGTCTTGCCGATCATTACTCGGTCCATCGCTTTTTTTACCTAAAATCTCATTCCCATATTTTATTGGGACTAACAAAAAACGGAAGGGATCAATATGAGTGGCGTTGTCGAGGCCTGGATAGAAGTTGTCGCAAAGTTGTATCAACAAGCGGGCGTGGATATAGCAGACCAGCAAGAGAAACTGATCGCCGAGTTAGACTGTCATCAAGATGACCTGTCGGATAAACAAATCGAACGTCGTAATCAGCAGTCGCCCATGATTAACCGCTGGGCTTTTTCTGACTTGGCCGAAGCCTTGGATGGTTGTATTGAGATGGCGCAGCGCCAAAGTCAGCATGCAAAAGCCATTGAGCTACTGGATCAGGTGGCTAAGGATGCTCAAGATTGGCCGCGATTTAGACAATTGCATGCCATTAGCCTGATGCTCATTTTGGTGGCGCCCTATTTGCGTGTCTTTGATCGATACTTGCTGCCTTACCTCAATGTGGATGAGGGCTTTAAGCGCAATGCTCGATTATACAACAAGCGCTATTATGTCGACGCCGACGTGGACGCAGCTACCCTAGAAGCTGGGTTGGCCCAATCAGAGGATTTTGACGATCTGAACTTCAATTATTCCATCCTCGGACGGTATTTAGCACCGCAACACCCCGAGTTGACGCGAATGATCAGTCTGTTTATCGAGCAACAGCCTGACCTTATGTCCCCCACATATGAGTATGATATTCGAGGATTGGCTCCCATAATCCAATACGGATGTACCGATGAGGCCTGTTTGGCCTTACTGGATATTGAGATGAGTCGCCGCCACTCGGTCACCGGCTTACTGCATCAACTCATGTCACTGCAAAAAAAATGGGGTCAAGCCATTGAAGGCTTGGATGCCTGGTTGGCGCAACTGGCGCACCAAAACTACGGTTGCCTGATCAAATTTTTGGACTCCTGCGTGGTGGATTCACCGGAGTTGGTGCGCAGTTTATTGCAGCTAGAAACCCTAGACGCTGACAGCTGGGCCATCGTCATCATGGATTATCACTACGAGAATAAACAAAACTGCAGTGCCTATGATGACTTGTTTTTGCAATTGGCTGATCAGCCTAGCCGCTTAAAGGGTGCCCTTGAAAAGGTGGGTCCCGAGCGATACATGGATGTGGCTAAAGGATTATGGCGCCATGCATGGACTAACCGCCCCGAGGCTCGTGATGCGCTGTTTGGCTTTGCCACTGATCAGTTACTGTATCGCGATTGGCAATTAAAAGGAGGGGATGTTCCACTGGGTGTCAGCTGGCTGATGGAGCAGGGTTTGATGGAGGATTTTGCGCGTTTTGGCGCCAAACTGCCCTGGGATAACAAGCTGATCCCATATTTTGCGCAGTTTTTCCCTCAGCAGGTCGATGCCGCGAAGTTGGCCATGGCTGGGTTTGAGGGGGTGGTAAAAAAATCCAAGGTTGCGCGCGAGAGTATTGCCAAGCGAGTGCGAAAGTTGCCCTTGGCCACCTTTGCCGAGTTTGGCTTTTTTACGGCCAAGGTAAAACCCATGCGTGAAATGGCCTTAGCCTTGTTGGTTGGGCGCAAGGACCAAGAAGCCATTGACGCTGCCCAAAGCATGTTGGCGTTGGCAGGCATCACCGAATCCGAAGTCGCCTTTTTAACGGACTGGCTCAAATCACACGGTGTTGAGGCCAAGGTTGAGGTGGTTGTTAAGGCGGCGCGTAAAAAGAAAGCCGAGGATCCCGACAATTATAAGGTTCGCAAGCCGGATTTGGTCAATGCGCTGTTGTGCGATGATTTGGTGCAGGCCATGGCGCCATTGACGCAAAACGAGGTGGCCTATCTGTTGGATAAGGCCGGCAGCGTGAAAAAGTTCCCTATGCCAGAGGCGGTGCTAACCACCCTAGACAAAATGGAAGTGGCGCAAAAAACACCGGCCGCCAAGGTATTGTTATCCCTTTGGGATGCGCAGCAAGCCTTTGAAGAAAATGATTGGGGTGAGGCTAAGCTGACCAAGCAAAGCAAGGCATTTGATTTTATTCCGGTGTTGGTGGGCTATTTGGGCTCAGATGCCGTGGCCGGAGACATTGAAAAGTTCATCTCTAAATATCGCAAACTTCACTATCACCATTCCATGCGCCTTATGCGCACCCTTGGGGCCATTGGCAGTATTTTTTCCCTCTCTATCCTGCTTGAAATCAGTAAAAAGCGCTCCTTTAACTGGTCCATGCGCGACCAGGCTTACAGCATTTTGGACGAAGTGGCAAAAGAGCGTGACATCAGTATGACGGATTTGGAGGATTTGTTGGTGCCGGATTTTGGCATGACCGCCGAAGGCTTGCTGTTGGATGTGGGTGATAAGCACTACCGGATATTGTTGCAAAGTGATTTGTCTTTGCGGGTTAAAAATGAAAACACCGGGAAACTGACTAAATCCTTACCCAAGGCTGGAAAATCCGAAGACAGCGCCAAACGTGCCTTGGCCGAGCAAACCTTTAAGGCGCTCAACAGCAACATCAAAAAAGTGGCCAAAAAACAGGTGCCGCGCATGACCGAGGCCTTGATCATGCAAAAATCGTGGCCTGCGACTTTTTGGCAACAACAGTTTGTTGAGCATCCGTTGATGCGGATGATGGCGCAATCACTGATTTGGTTGGATTTGGGCAGCCAGACCAGCTTTCGCATCAGTGAAGATTTGTCCTTGGTGACGGTGGACGATGAGGCTCACGAGTTAAGCAAGGACAGTCAGGTGTGCTTGTTCCACCCGGTATTGCAGCCCGATGCCGTAGCGCCATGGCGCGAGCATTTGGCCGATTATGAAGTGACGCCGATGATGGACCAGCTCTCGCGGCTCGCGGATGTCGGAGAACCTGCGGACACCGTGGCGCAACTGCGGTCGTTGTCCATACGAGTATTGGCCGGGGACGTACAAAAGCTGGCCAATCAATGGAACTTATTGCAGGAGCAGGTGGATTCTTGGGTTGGGGGGTATTACCTTCCCATTATGGCGCTGAAGGCCAACCTAAGCCTCACGGTGGATGACTATCGCCTGTACACCAGCTATGCCGAGCCGGTCATGGTAACGGCCATTGAGGTAGAAGATCATCGTCGCAATTTTGAACCCAAGGACATTCCCAAGCCCTTATTGGCGTTGGCGCTGGAGTGGAAGCAGTTCTTTGAATCAAGGAAGATCGAAGGATGAGCCAAGCACAGCGACTTCCGGCCGAAATTGCCTATCAGAACCAACTAGAGGCCCTGAAAGGGGGCGATCAAGGGGATAAACCCAAGGGTTGGTGTCTCAGTCCTTGGGCGGTGAAAACCTTTATTCTGGGCACCCAGGATCCCTTGCCCTGTGGCACCGAGATCGAAAAAAAGATCTTTGGCAACGATGCCTTAGTAGAGCGAGCCATTGTCACCCTGATCAGTGAGCGCGGCCTTCTGTTGATCGGTGAGCCGGGCACCGCTAAATCCTTGTTGTCGGAGCTGCTGGCGGCGGCTATCAGTGGCAAAAGTACCCATACGGTGCAGGGCTCAGCGGGATTGATGGAAGAAAGCATTCGCTACAGCTTCAACTATGCGTTGTTGCTAAAAGACGGGCCCAGCCGTGAGGCCTTGGTGCCTGCGCCCTTGTATCAGGCCATGGAATCGGGGCAATTGATGCGTTTTGAGGAGATTACCCGTTGCCCCACCGAAACTCAGGATACTTTGATTCCGGTGTTGTCTGATCGGATTTTGCAGGTGCCCGAGTTGGGTGATGCCCCTTTATTGGCCAGTGCCGGGTTCAACGTCATTGCCACCGCCAATATTAAGGATAAGGGAGTGCATGAATTATCGGCGGCCTTGAAGCGTCGATTTAATTTTGAGGTGATGCAGCCTCTGGCCAGTTGTGAGGCGCAATCACAATTAATTACGCGAGAAGTCAATAAACGTTTGGCGCAACAGGGATTGCATGTCAGCTTGCCCACTTCTTTGGCCGATTTGTTGGCTCAGGTGTTTGATGAGCTGCGTCATGGTGAAGTGCAGGGCGTGCGCATGGAGCCCATTTCCTCGGTGCTGTCTAGCGCCGAGGCCATTGGTTTGGGCTTTAACGCCGTGGTGCAAAGCCAGTATTTCGGCGAGCAACCCTTGTCTGCCAGCGATATTGCCGCCCACATGGTGGGGACGGTGATCAAGGACAACGATCACGACTTGCAAGCCTTTAAGGATTACCTGCGCCTAGTGCAACGACACCGTGGTGAAGATCCAATTTGGCGGGCCTTTTTAGCAGGCCATCCTGGATGAGCGATATTTGGCAGCAACTCAGCCAATATCCCAATGTTGGCTGGGTGCCCGTTCGCCACCATAGCCCTCAATGTGGTCAGCAGATTGCAAAATTGATGCACCAGTCTTGGGATGCCTTGTTAATTGAAATGCCGGTGCAAGCACAGGAAATGGTGCCCTTTCTACAGCAGCCACAATGCCAAGCACCAGTGGCCCTTTATCTTTATCAGCAAAATGAAGAGGGCGGTCAGCGGGGCTATCTGCCCTTTGCCGCCTGGTCCCCAGAATGGCGGGCGCTTCGCTTAGCAGGCGAAAAGGGCATGACTGTCGAATGCATCGATTTGCCCTTTGGTGAAGGAGAGGGCATTGACCAGCAGGTGGTGGAGCCGCAATTGGTGCAACACCCAAGGGTGTTGCCGCGAATGCTGCAAATGGGGGGCTGTGAAGACAGCGACCAGTGGTGGGATTGGTATTTTGAACATCATCAAGGCGAGGACTATTTTAGTCAGCTGGCGCAATATGGCGCCCTATTGCGCAGCCTTGGCAGGGTATCGGTACGTGATGATCAGCGCGAGGCCCATATGGCCGCCCGTATTCGTCCCTATCTTCAACGCAATCAGCGGGTGCTGGTATTGGTGGGTGCCTATCATTTGCAAGGCATTATCGATTGGTTGGCTAAAGAGGAGCTGCCTGATGTGGTTGCCGCTCCCGAAGTGGGGGTACACCTACTGCCCTACACCTTGGCGCGCCTGAATCGGGCTTGCGGCTACGGTGCGGGACTGCCCGCGCCTAGATACTATCAGTGGGTGCACCAAGCCATGCAAGAGGGGGTGGATAGTCCCTATCAATGGGCTATGCAGCAAGGCGTGCTGGCCCTTTGTCAGCAGTTGGCTCCGCTGGGGTTAGCCAATACCACGGTGGACGCCATGGCAGCGACGGAGTTAGCTCAACGCCTAGGTGCCCTAAGAGGGATTGAGGCGGGGCGCAGCGAAATGATTGAAGCTCTTGCGAGCTGCTTGTTTAAGGGTGGCGATCACCATCGATTGCAGGATTTTCTGGCTCATCTACAAGGTTTTTTGGTTGGTGAGGCGGTGGGTAAAACACCGGATTCATTACCCGAATTGCCCCTGGTGCAAGACTTTAGAAGGCAATGCCGGGTTTTGGCCATGCCCAATCAAACCGAGGGGCCTAAGTCCATCAATTTGGATATTTATCGCAGCGAGCCGCATCGCCGCCGCTCCCACTTTTTACATCGCTTGGTGTTTTTGGGGGTGGATTATGGTGTGCAGGTGGCGGGACCCAATTACGCCCAGAGTGAGGATGTCACCCGAGTGCGAGAAGTCTGGGAGGTCCGCTGGCGCGCTGAGGTTGTCGCACAGTTGTTAGAGCTAAGTCACCTGGGGGATCAGATTGAAACGGCCGTCATCAGCCTGATG
This window encodes:
- a CDS encoding ATP-binding protein is translated as MSQAQRLPAEIAYQNQLEALKGGDQGDKPKGWCLSPWAVKTFILGTQDPLPCGTEIEKKIFGNDALVERAIVTLISERGLLLIGEPGTAKSLLSELLAAAISGKSTHTVQGSAGLMEESIRYSFNYALLLKDGPSREALVPAPLYQAMESGQLMRFEEITRCPTETQDTLIPVLSDRILQVPELGDAPLLASAGFNVIATANIKDKGVHELSAALKRRFNFEVMQPLASCEAQSQLITREVNKRLAQQGLHVSLPTSLADLLAQVFDELRHGEVQGVRMEPISSVLSSAEAIGLGFNAVVQSQYFGEQPLSASDIAAHMVGTVIKDNDHDLQAFKDYLRLVQRHRGEDPIWRAFLAGHPG
- a CDS encoding DUF4132 domain-containing protein; this encodes MSGVVEAWIEVVAKLYQQAGVDIADQQEKLIAELDCHQDDLSDKQIERRNQQSPMINRWAFSDLAEALDGCIEMAQRQSQHAKAIELLDQVAKDAQDWPRFRQLHAISLMLILVAPYLRVFDRYLLPYLNVDEGFKRNARLYNKRYYVDADVDAATLEAGLAQSEDFDDLNFNYSILGRYLAPQHPELTRMISLFIEQQPDLMSPTYEYDIRGLAPIIQYGCTDEACLALLDIEMSRRHSVTGLLHQLMSLQKKWGQAIEGLDAWLAQLAHQNYGCLIKFLDSCVVDSPELVRSLLQLETLDADSWAIVIMDYHYENKQNCSAYDDLFLQLADQPSRLKGALEKVGPERYMDVAKGLWRHAWTNRPEARDALFGFATDQLLYRDWQLKGGDVPLGVSWLMEQGLMEDFARFGAKLPWDNKLIPYFAQFFPQQVDAAKLAMAGFEGVVKKSKVARESIAKRVRKLPLATFAEFGFFTAKVKPMREMALALLVGRKDQEAIDAAQSMLALAGITESEVAFLTDWLKSHGVEAKVEVVVKAARKKKAEDPDNYKVRKPDLVNALLCDDLVQAMAPLTQNEVAYLLDKAGSVKKFPMPEAVLTTLDKMEVAQKTPAAKVLLSLWDAQQAFEENDWGEAKLTKQSKAFDFIPVLVGYLGSDAVAGDIEKFISKYRKLHYHHSMRLMRTLGAIGSIFSLSILLEISKKRSFNWSMRDQAYSILDEVAKERDISMTDLEDLLVPDFGMTAEGLLLDVGDKHYRILLQSDLSLRVKNENTGKLTKSLPKAGKSEDSAKRALAEQTFKALNSNIKKVAKKQVPRMTEALIMQKSWPATFWQQQFVEHPLMRMMAQSLIWLDLGSQTSFRISEDLSLVTVDDEAHELSKDSQVCLFHPVLQPDAVAPWREHLADYEVTPMMDQLSRLADVGEPADTVAQLRSLSIRVLAGDVQKLANQWNLLQEQVDSWVGGYYLPIMALKANLSLTVDDYRLYTSYAEPVMVTAIEVEDHRRNFEPKDIPKPLLALALEWKQFFESRKIEG
- a CDS encoding transposase, which codes for MKRLIYDKAADSDPLRMALKKRGVDLICPHRRNRRKAPLQDGRKLRRYDRRWKVERTFAWLGNYRRLVVRWERKLSMYRAFFHAACMMIVLKKL
- a CDS encoding transposase gives rise to the protein MKRSTSELTDQQWAHIEPCLPSLPRGKGGPKPISNRACFEGILWVLRSGARWRDLPERYPSPSTCWRRLQYWEEQGAWVKAWRKLLRVLDQQSRLNWEESFSDGSFAPAKKGASVLEKPSVVRGRSG